Genomic window (Roseofilum reptotaenium CS-1145):
TTAGACCTGGCAGCGAGCGAATTCTATGATAATGGCAATTATGTTTATGATGGGTCTTCCCACTCGGCTGAAGAATTTGTTGGTTATCTGGGTAGTTTAATCGATCGCTATCCCATTGTTTCGATGGAAGATGCTCTCTTTGAAGATGATTGGGATAATTGGAAACTGGCAACGGAGAAATTAGGCGATCGCATTCAGCTCGTTGGTGATGATTTATTCGTCACTAATCCTAGTCGTTTGCAGCAAGGGATCGACCGCTCTGTTGCCAATGCCATTTTGATTAAACTCAATCAGATTGGTTCTTTGACCGAAACCATGGATACCATTGCTCTCGGAGCGCGATCGAGCTATCGCTCCGTTATCAGTCACCGTTCTGGAGAAACGGAAGATACGACCATTGCCGATCTATCTGTTGCCACTAACGCAGGACAAATTAAAACGGGTTCCCTCTCCCGCAGCGAACGAATTGCCAAGTATAATCGCTTATTACGCATTGAAGATGAATTAGGTGAAATGGCAGTTTATGCCGGAAGCGTTGGTTTAGGCCCCAAGATTAGTTAGGGAAATGGGGAATGGGGGAACACTCCAGAGACAGGGAGGGAGATTCCCTATTCCCTAACACAAAACGCTATATATTAAAAAATATTAAGAATTCTTGCATTAAAACCATAATTACTCATTAAATTTTCTCGATCTACCTTTCTACAGGATTGGCCCAAAGTCTGATATATAGTAAATAGTTAAGGAATGTAAGTTTTTCTAAGATTCGGGAGATATATCAAGGTGGCAATTCCTTTATTAAACTACTCTCCAAAAACACAAAATGAGCGTGTTTCCGGCTATGAAAAAGGCTCAGAAGAGCAGCCCATCATTTATTCCACGGAAAATCTGCCCGCTGGCAGTGACATGGATGAAGTAATCTGGGCTGGTTATCGCCAGGTTTATAGCGAACACCAAATTCTCAAGCAAAATAAACAAACCTTCCTAGAGTCTCAACTCCGGTATGGTCAAATCACAGTTCGGGATTTCATTAAAGGTTTAGTGACCTCCGATCCCTTCCTGCGGCTGAATTACGAAACCAATAACAACTACCGCTTTGTCGAAATCTGCGTTCAGCGCTTGTTAGGGCGCGATGTATACAGCGAGCGGGAAAAAATTGCTTGGTCCATTGTGATCGCGACTAAAGGGGTAATGGGATTTGTCGATCAACTCTTAGAGAGCGATGAATACCTAGAAAACTTTGGGTATGACACGGTTCCCTACCAGCGTCGTCGGTCTATTCCCCAACGGCCAACTGGAGATACCCCATTTAATCTCAAGACTCCTCGGTATGAAGCCTATCACCGTTCTCAGTTGGGCTTCCCTCAATTGGTTTGGCAAAACCAAATCCGCAAGTTTACTCCCCAAGAGAAAGTACCAGGCGCTGGCAGCCCTTCCTATTTCTTGGATATGGCTAAGTCCATTGGTAGCGCTCGGCCCGGAGGAGCAGGACGGGTTTCAACTGCGAATCTTCCGATCGCGGCTCCTTACCGTAAGTCAAAGTCCTAATCTTTGTCTAAGCACTTGTAAAAGTTTATTAAATTCTGGGGGTGGTGGAGCAATAGCTTCTATCCACTCCTTTTTTACTGGATGTTCCAGGCGCAGTCGCCAAGCGTGGAGGGCTTGCCCAGAGAGGTTAACGCCTACGGAGCGGTTGCGACTATAGGTGGCATCTCCCACGAGGGGATGACCGATAAAGGCACTATGGACGCGGATTTGATGGGTACGGCCGGTTTCAAGTTGGAAGTGCATGAGGGTATAGTTACCAAGGCTCTCTTGAACCTGCCAATGGGTGATGGAGGGACGACCGCCTTTTTCTGGGGGGATGATCGCCATTTTTTGGCGATCGCCAGGATGTCGCCCAATGGGTTGGTTAACGGTTCCGCTGTCGGTGCTGAGAGAACCATGGACAATACCGAGATAGTCGCGACGGGCAGTTTTTTCTTTCAGTTGAGCTTGGAGATGATAAAGGGCAGTTTCAGTTTTGGCGATCGCCAGAGCGCCAGTGGTATCCTTATCGAGTCGATGGACAATTCCCGGTCTCTGCTCGCCACCAATGCCTTTTAAGTCAGGACAATGGGCTAAAATGCCATGGACTAATGTCCCCGTTTCATGACCAACTGAGGGATGTACCACTAAGCCAGCCGGTTTATTAACAATCAAAATTTGATCGTCTTCATAGAGAATATCCAGGGGGATGTCTTCTGGGATCAGGTCAACCGGTTGCACGGGAGGCAACTCTAAGATGATGCGATCGCCCGGTTGCAGAGTCATTTTCTTCAGTTGACATACCCGATCATTGACTTTCACTTGACCGCGATCGATCAATTTCTGGAGCCGGGAGCGAGAAAAATCCGGTAACTGATCCGAGAGATAGCGATCTAGGCGATCGGCCTTCTGTTTAACCTGAAGATTAATTATTTCTGATAAATTTACAATCACAACTATAGCCCTACATGCTGTTCATGGGTAATGGGTAAAACCAATCGATTGAATCATTACTTTAAAATAAGTGGTTTTCCCCCCTAGGTCACTTGATAAAAAAAGCGGTAAAGTAAAGATATTAAGAGTTCAAGGGTGCATAGACACAATGAATTATCTACCGAAATTGCTTCAGATCCTTTTGATGATCGTGGCTATCCAGAGTTTTGGCTGTTCCCAGCAAAACCCAAACCTCATGAAACAGAACTTAGCCATTGATTGCTGCCAATGCTGTGATGACGATGGAAATAATTGTAAATGCTGTTTATGTGGATGACCTCTTGATCGCCTAAAAATTAGTGCTGATTCTTTAGCTATTACCCCACGAGTCATTTCCCTGACTCTATTTTTATAAGTCATTAAATACACTGAATAAACAACCGTTTTAAACGACTATTATGCAGTATAATTAGTCAGTAAATATCTAGCGCATTTCTCGCATAAGCTAACCAGCTTCGTATTACTTCACTGCTGCCACAATTATATCTTTTATGGAGGGGTAATCCATCAATTGCCCCTCCGTCAGTGTTCATCACTGTCCACTCTCAACTCTAAGCTATCCAATCAACTGATGATAGCAGGGGTACACTAGAAATAAGGTCAAAATGGAGTCAACCGTCCATAGAGCCTCAAGAGAAACCTGATGGTGGGAAAAGTCCTTAATTGATAGATTGAAGGGATGTGGGCAACGTTGAGCAGTATAATCAAGCGATGGGGTAAAGTCTGGCTCACTGCTACTAGCATGACTGTAGCGATCGTTGGTGTGCGGCTTACAGGACTATTACAACCTTTAGAGCTAGCGGCATTCGATCAAGGGTTTCGCTTGCGTCCAGTAGAAGCTAGAGATGATCGCATTATCATTGTTGGCATTAATGAGACAGATCTGCAAAGTGTGGGAACTTGGCCAGTTTCGGATGCCATCTTAACAAAATTATTACAAAAAGTAAAAGCTCAAAATCCTAGCGTTATTGGGTTAAATTTATACCGTAACTTGCCCGTTGAGCCAGGTTATGAGGATTTAACCGCTCTATTTCGAGAGACTTCCAACTTAATTGGGATTGAAAAAGTAGTGGGAGAAAGTGATGGGTTGGCGATCGCCCCCCCTCCTGTCCTCGCTGAACTCAGTCAAATTAGTGCCAATGACTTACCCTGGGATGTGGATGGTAAAATTCGCCGAGGGTTCCTCTATCTTGATGATGCTCAAGGTAATACAATCTTGAGTTTGGGCTTTCGTTTGGCCATATTATACTTAGAAACCCAGGATATTTCTCCTACAATTACCGAAGACTTTCAGATTACCCTGGGTGAAGCAAGCTTTTACCCCTTTTCCAGCAATGATGGGGCCTATATTCGCAGCAATGATGCCGGTTACCAGATTATCTTAAATTATCGGGGTAAACCGGGCAGCTTTACCACAGTTTCCTTGATGGATGTCCTAGAAGATCGAATTCCCGAAGATTTAATGCGCGATCGCATTATTTTAATTGGTTCAACCGCTAAAAGCTTAAAAGAATCGGTCTTAACTCCCTATAGTAATGAGATTCGAGGGATTCCTCAAGCCATGGCAGGAGTAGAAGTAAATGCTAATTTAATCAGTCAGATCATCAGTGAGGCCATGAACGGCCGGTTATCCATAAAAATTTTACCCGAAATCTGGGAATATCTGTGGATTTTTTCTTGGTCAATCATCGGCGCACAATGTATTAGTCAATGGCGGTTCATTGACGGTATTGCTAAACTTTATATTTGGCGAACTATCCTTTATTTTATCATCAGTGCTGCCAGTATTATTGGCATCAGCTATCTTCTGTTTCTCTATGGCTGGTGGATACCGATGATTCCCTCTGTTTTAGGCTTAACTAGCTCGGCACTGCTGGAAACAAGCTATACCCTCTGGAGTAATCTGAGAAAATCTCAACAACAACTGCAAGACTATTTACACACTTTAGAATTAAAAGTTGCCGAACGTACCCAAGAATTACAAGCCGCTAAATTAGCAGCAGATGATGCCAATAAAGCCAAAAGTGAATTCCTCACCAACATGAGTCATGAACTGCGCACCCCCTTAAATGGCATTCTCGGTTATAGTCAGATTTTAAGTCGAGATTCCAGCTTGAATTCTCAGCAGATTAATAACATCAAGATCATTAATCAATGTGGCACACATTTACTCAATTTAATCAATGATATTCTTGATTTAGCCAAAATTGAAGCCCGCAAAATGGACTTAAATCCCATGGATGTTCATTTTCAATCTTTTTTACTTGGAGTCGCTGAGATTTGCCGTATTAAGGCAGAACAAAAGAATATTGAGTTTATCTATAAAATTGATGATGAATTACCAGAAAATCTATTTTTTGATGAAAAACGACTCAGGCAAGTTTTAATTAATTTAATTGGTAATGCTATTAAGTTTACCCATCAAGGGGGAGTGATTTTCCATGTTTATCGCCGGAACCCCCTAATTAATTTAGATTATAATTCTACAATTCACCCCCTAGCTTTTACCATTGAAGATACTGGAGTGGGAATGAATCCCGATCAATTGAATACTATTTTTTTGCCCTTTGAGCAAGTGGGGAGTAAAAGTCAGAATGCAGAAGGAACGGGTTTAGGTTTGGCAATTACACAGCAAATTATTGATTTAATGGGAGGGGAAATAACAGTAACCAGCAAGCTGGGACAAGGGAGTAAATTTCAGCTTCATATCGACTTAAAAAGCCACAATAAGTTTAGTCATAAAACTAAATATTTCCGAGACAATCCTATTCATGTTAAAGGAAAATCACCTCGTATTTTAATTGTTGATAACCGCTGGCAAAATCGTGGAATTATCTGTGAAATATTATCGCCTTTGGGATTTGAATTTGCTGAGGCAGAAAATGGTCAACAAGGTTTAGATATGGCAGAAAAATTGAATCCAGAATTAATTATTAGTGATGTGGGAATGCCGGTAATGGATGGATTAGAGATGATTCGTCATTTACGACAATCGCCCCAATTTGAAAAGACGATTATTTTAATTTCATCGGTGCGAGCATTTGCATCCGATCAAGATCAATTTTTACAGTCAGGGGCTAATGATATTTTGTCTAAACCGGTTCAAATTGACGAATTGTTAGATAAATTGGAACATTATTTGCAGCTAGAATGGATTTATGAAACTCATGATACAGAAACTGAGGTACATAATTCTGCTGATTGTACGATGATTACGGAACAAAAAACACCGGAATCTACTGAATTAAAACAATTACACTATGCGGCTAAAATTGGCGATATTGAAGGAATAAAAGTAGAACTAGACCGAATTCGAGAACTCGATTCAAGTTATCAAAGTTTTATTAAGAACTTAGAAGAGATGGCGGCGAATTTTGATGTGGAAAGTATTGAAGATATTTTGCAAAAGTATGTATAGTATGGGTAATATTGTCAGGTGGGAAGTGCCCACCCCACCTCTATCTTCATTGTTAATTTTAACTATTCATTGTCTCCAAAAGTCCCTTAAACAGAGCTAATCCATCGGTTCCTCCTAAAACTGGATCGCTGGCACGCTCGGGGTGGGGCATCATACCCATTACATTGCCGTTCTGATTGCAAATTCCAGCAATATTATTGAGGGAACCATTGGGATTTTCTCCGACATAGCGGAAGAGAACTTGCTGATTATCTTCGAGTTGGTTAAGCGTTTCGGAATCGGCATAATAGCGCCCTTCGCCATGGGCAATGGGGAGGGTAACGTTCCGATCTTTAAGGTATAAATGGGTAAAGGGGGTTTGATTGTTTTCTACTTTCAAGGTGATGCGATCGCACACAAAGTGAAGTCCTTGATTGCGTGTTAAGGCTCCCGGTAATAATCCCACCTCGGTTAACACCTGAAACCCATTGCAGATACCAAAGACGAGCTTACCTTGGTTGGCCTGTTCGACGATCGCCCCCATAATGGGAGAAAATCGGGCGATCGCCCCGCAGCGCAAATAATCTCCATAGCTAAATCCCCCCGGTAGTACCACCACATCCACATCATCTAATGTCGTTTCTTGATGCCAAATTAACCGAGTTGGGCAACCTAACACATCGCGCAATACATACACCATATCGCGATCGCAGTTAGAACCGGGAAAAACCACCACCCCAAACTTCACGATCTTTCCCCCCTACTCTGGAATTAAATCAAAACGATAATTTTCAATCACGGGATTGGCTAACAGGCGATCGCACATTTGATCGAGTTGCTCCTGAGCCTCCTGTTCTCCCTCCGCTTGCAGTTGTAAATCAATATATTTACCAATTCTCACCCC
Coding sequences:
- a CDS encoding phycobilisome rod-core linker polypeptide, yielding MAIPLLNYSPKTQNERVSGYEKGSEEQPIIYSTENLPAGSDMDEVIWAGYRQVYSEHQILKQNKQTFLESQLRYGQITVRDFIKGLVTSDPFLRLNYETNNNYRFVEICVQRLLGRDVYSEREKIAWSIVIATKGVMGFVDQLLESDEYLENFGYDTVPYQRRRSIPQRPTGDTPFNLKTPRYEAYHRSQLGFPQLVWQNQIRKFTPQEKVPGAGSPSYFLDMAKSIGSARPGGAGRVSTANLPIAAPYRKSKS
- a CDS encoding RluA family pseudouridine synthase, with protein sequence MIVNLSEIINLQVKQKADRLDRYLSDQLPDFSRSRLQKLIDRGQVKVNDRVCQLKKMTLQPGDRIILELPPVQPVDLIPEDIPLDILYEDDQILIVNKPAGLVVHPSVGHETGTLVHGILAHCPDLKGIGGEQRPGIVHRLDKDTTGALAIAKTETALYHLQAQLKEKTARRDYLGIVHGSLSTDSGTVNQPIGRHPGDRQKMAIIPPEKGGRPSITHWQVQESLGNYTLMHFQLETGRTHQIRVHSAFIGHPLVGDATYSRNRSVGVNLSGQALHAWRLRLEHPVKKEWIEAIAPPPPEFNKLLQVLRQRLGL
- a CDS encoding CHASE2 domain-containing protein translates to MSSIIKRWGKVWLTATSMTVAIVGVRLTGLLQPLELAAFDQGFRLRPVEARDDRIIIVGINETDLQSVGTWPVSDAILTKLLQKVKAQNPSVIGLNLYRNLPVEPGYEDLTALFRETSNLIGIEKVVGESDGLAIAPPPVLAELSQISANDLPWDVDGKIRRGFLYLDDAQGNTILSLGFRLAILYLETQDISPTITEDFQITLGEASFYPFSSNDGAYIRSNDAGYQIILNYRGKPGSFTTVSLMDVLEDRIPEDLMRDRIILIGSTAKSLKESVLTPYSNEIRGIPQAMAGVEVNANLISQIISEAMNGRLSIKILPEIWEYLWIFSWSIIGAQCISQWRFIDGIAKLYIWRTILYFIISAASIIGISYLLFLYGWWIPMIPSVLGLTSSALLETSYTLWSNLRKSQQQLQDYLHTLELKVAERTQELQAAKLAADDANKAKSEFLTNMSHELRTPLNGILGYSQILSRDSSLNSQQINNIKIINQCGTHLLNLINDILDLAKIEARKMDLNPMDVHFQSFLLGVAEICRIKAEQKNIEFIYKIDDELPENLFFDEKRLRQVLINLIGNAIKFTHQGGVIFHVYRRNPLINLDYNSTIHPLAFTIEDTGVGMNPDQLNTIFLPFEQVGSKSQNAEGTGLGLAITQQIIDLMGGEITVTSKLGQGSKFQLHIDLKSHNKFSHKTKYFRDNPIHVKGKSPRILIVDNRWQNRGIICEILSPLGFEFAEAENGQQGLDMAEKLNPELIISDVGMPVMDGLEMIRHLRQSPQFEKTIILISSVRAFASDQDQFLQSGANDILSKPVQIDELLDKLEHYLQLEWIYETHDTETEVHNSADCTMITEQKTPESTELKQLHYAAKIGDIEGIKVELDRIRELDSSYQSFIKNLEEMAANFDVESIEDILQKYV
- the purQ gene encoding phosphoribosylformylglycinamidine synthase subunit PurQ, with the protein product MKFGVVVFPGSNCDRDMVYVLRDVLGCPTRLIWHQETTLDDVDVVVLPGGFSYGDYLRCGAIARFSPIMGAIVEQANQGKLVFGICNGFQVLTEVGLLPGALTRNQGLHFVCDRITLKVENNQTPFTHLYLKDRNVTLPIAHGEGRYYADSETLNQLEDNQQVLFRYVGENPNGSLNNIAGICNQNGNVMGMMPHPERASDPVLGGTDGLALFKGLLETMNS
- the purS gene encoding phosphoribosylformylglycinamidine synthase subunit PurS, with amino-acid sequence MAQTYRAKIFVTLRPSVLDPAGVAVESGLKELGYETVEGVRIGKYIDLQLQAEGEQEAQEQLDQMCDRLLANPVIENYRFDLIPE